TCTCATTTTCATCATCACCGTAATTACTTAGTGTCATGCCACAGTCAAATTGACCAATAACGTTAGTCGACTTTCGAATTATAGCAATCAAGTCATCTGTATTCACTTTACCAGGCTTGTAAAATCAGATATTGGCCCCAGATTTGACTGTGACATAACACTATAAAAACTCCGGCAATCCCCGATACAATCCAGATTTATAGTCACACCATCACAAAATTCGCCGTCCTTGCAGCAGACGAATTACAATCACTATTATCGCGATCACGATAAGTATATGAATGAGGCCTCCCATGGTGTATGAGGTTACCAATCCAAGCAGCCAGAGGATAATCAGTATGATGGCAATGGTTTCAAGCATTTTACACCCTCTTTTCTTTTGTGTATGTGGATGAATCGATTTACCGGCATTTCGGCGATGCTGGAAAACCTGACTGAACGACAACGACCGAATGAAAAAT
This genomic window from Chlorobaculum limnaeum contains:
- a CDS encoding lmo0937 family membrane protein — protein: MLETIAIILIILWLLGLVTSYTMGGLIHILIVIAIIVIVIRLLQGRRIL